A single window of Onychomys torridus chromosome 8, mOncTor1.1, whole genome shotgun sequence DNA harbors:
- the Polg2 gene encoding DNA polymerase subunit gamma-2, mitochondrial, with protein sequence MRQDFPPEALVFPTPEAMRSGGVVRACRSACRCWLSGCAGPADGPQQLAAPERTGDQEALVDLCRRRHFLSGTPQQLSPAALLSGCHPGFGPLGVELRKNLASQWWSSMVVFREQVFAVDALHHEPGPSQAGDSAFRLVSPECIREILQDKELSKEQLVAFLENLLKTSGKLRETLLHGALEHYVNGLDLVNRRLPYGLAQIGVCFHPVSDTKQIPSSVKRIGEKTEASLVWFTPARNSSQWFDFWLRHRLLWWRKFAMSPSDFTSTDCQDEAGRKGSKLYYRFPWGKEPIETLWNLGDQELLHMYPGSMSTLQGRDGRKNVVPCVLSVNGDLDLGTMAYIYDSFQLSENSFARKKSLHRKVLKLHPCLAPVKVALDVGKGPTAELRQVCQGLLNELLENGISVWPGYLETVQSSLEHLYSKYDEMSILFTVLVTETTLESGLVQLRSRDTTMKEMMHISKLKDFLIKYLESSKKV encoded by the exons ATGAGACAGGACTTCCCACCGGAGGCGCTAGTGTTCCCGACTCCGGAAGCCATGCGCTCCGGTGGCGTGGTCCGGGCCTGCCGCAGTGCCTGCAGGTGCTGGCTCTCTGGGTGTGCGGGTCCCGCAGACGGGCCGCAGCAGCTGGCGGCCCCCGAGCGTACAGGGGACCAGGAGGCGCTGGTAGACCTCTGCCGGAGAAGGCACTTTCTCAGCGGGACGCCGCAGCAGCTCAGCCCCGCTGCTCTCCTGAGCGGGTGCCACCCGGGCTTTGGACCTTTGGGGGTAGAGTTGCGAAAGAACCTAGCCTCACAGTGGTGGTCCTCCATGGTGGTGTTCAGGGAGCAGGTCTTCGCGGTGGACGCCCTCCACCACGAACCAGGCCCTTCGCAGGCCGGGGACAGTGCCTTCAGGTTAGTTTCTCCAGAATGTATACGCGAAATCTTGCAAGACAAAGAGCTGAGTAAAGAACAGCTAGTGGCATTTCTTGAGAACTTATTAAAAACTTCTGGGAAACTACGGGAGACTCTTCTTCACG gtgCCTTGGAGCACTATGTTAATGGCCTGGATCTGGTAAACAGAAGGCTGCCTTATGGTCTTGCTCAGATTGGAGTGTGTTTTCATCCTGTTTCGGACACTAAACAGATACCTAGCAGTGTTAAAAG aATTGGTGAAAAGACCGAAGCTTCATTGGTGTGGTTTACTCCTGCAAGAAATTCAAGCCAGTGGTTTGATTTCTGGTTGCGTCATAGGCTTCTGTGGTGGAGAAAG TTTGCTATGAGTCCATCTGACTTCACCAGCACGGACTGTCAGGATGAAGCAGGACGGAAGGGAAGCAAGCTGTACTACCGCTTTCCCTGGGGAAAGGAGCCAATAGAGACACTGTGGAACCTTGGAGATCAAGAACTCCTACACATGTATCCTGGGAGCATGTCTACGTTACAG GGTCGAGATGGGCGGAAAAACGTGGTTCCTTGTGTTCTGTCTGTAAATGGGGACCTAGACCTAGGAACAATGGCTTACATCTACGATTCCTTCCAGCTCTCAGAGAACTCCTTTGCAAGGAAGAAGAGCCTTCATCGAAAG GTGCTTAAGCTTCACCCTTGTTTAGCCCCTGTTAAGGTTGCTTTGGATGTGGGGAAAGGCCCGACGGCAGAACTGAGACAG gttTGTCAAGGGCTACTTAATGAATTACTAGAAAATGGGATTTCTGTGTGGCCTGGCTATTTGGAGACTGTGCAGTCTTCATTAGAGCACCTCTATTCAAA GTATGATGAAATGAGCATCCTCTTTACAGTTCTGGTCACTGAAACGACTTTAGAAAGTGGATTGGTCCAGCTGAGAAGTAGAGACACCACAATGAAGGAAATGATGCACATCTCCAAACtgaaagactttctaatcaagtATCTAGAATCTTCTAAAAAGGTGTAG
- the Ddx5 gene encoding probable ATP-dependent RNA helicase DDX5: MSSYSSDRDRGRDRGFGAPRFGGSRTGPLSGKKFGNPGEKLVKKKWNLDELPKFEKNFYQEHPDLARRTAQEVDTYRRSKEITVRGHNCPKPVLNFYEANFPANVMDVIARQNFTEPTAIQAQGWPVALSGLDMVGVAQTGSGKTLSYLLPAIVHINHQPFLERGDGPICLVLAPTRELAQQVQQVAAEYCRACRLKSTCIYGGAPKGPQIRDLERGVEICIATPGRLIDFLECGKTNLRRTTYLVLDEADRMLDMGFEPQIRKIVDQIRPDRQTLMWSATWPKEVRQLAEDFLKDYIHINIGALELSANHNILQIVDVCHDVEKDEKLIRLMEEIMSEKENKTIVFVETKRRCDELTRKMRRDGWPAMGIHGDKSQQERDWVLNEFKHGKAPILIATDVASRGLDVEDVKFVINYDYPNSSEDYIHRIGRTARSTKTGTAYTFFTPNNIKQVSDLISVLREANQAINPKLLQLVEDRGSGRSRGRGGMKDDRRDRYSAGKRGGFNTFRDRENYDRGYSSLLKRDFGAKTQNGVYSAANYTNGSFGSNFVSAGIQTSFRTGNPTGTYQNGYDSTQQYGSNVANMHNGMNQQAYAYPATAAAAPMIGYPMPTGYSQ; this comes from the exons atTTGGTGCACCGAGATTTGGAGGGAGTAGAACAGGACCCCTCTCTGGAAAGAAGTTTGGAAATCCTGGGGAGAAACTAGTTAAAAAGAAGTGGAATCTTGATGAGCTGCCCAAATTTGAGAAGAATTTTTATCAGGAACATCCTGATTTGGCAAGGCGTACCGCG CAAGAGGTAGATACGTACAGAAGAAGCAAGGAAATTACAGTTCGGGGTCACAACTGTCCAAAACCTGTTCTGAATTTTTATGAAGCAAATTTCCCCG CAAATGTCATGGATGTGATTGCAAGACAGAACTTCACTGAACCCACTGCTATTCAAGCTCAGGGCTGGCCAGTTGCTCTAAGTGGATTGGATATGGTTGGAGTAGCTCAGACTGGATCTGGGAAGACATTATCT TATTTGCTGCCTGCCATTGTCCACATAAATCATCAGCCATTCCTAGAGAGGGGTGATGGGCCTATT TGCTTGGTGCTGGCACCAACTCGAGAACTGGCCCAGCAAGTGCAGCAGGTCGCTGCTGAATACTGTAGAGCTTGTCGCTTGAAGTCTACTTGCATCTATGGTGGTGCTCCCAAGGGACCACAGATTCGTGATTTGGAAAGAG GTGTGGAAATCTGTATTGCGACACCTGGAAGACTGATTGACTTTTTAGAGTGTGGGAAAACCAACCTGAGAAGAACAACTTACCTTGTCCTTGATGAAGCTGATAGGATGCTTGATATGGGTTTTGAACCCCAAATACGGAAAATTGTGGATCAAATAAGA CCTGATAGACAAACCCTAATGTGGAGTGCAACTTGGCCAAAAGAAGTAAGACAGCTTGCTGAAGATTTCCTGAAAGACTATATTCATATCAATATTGGTGCACTAGAACTGAGTGCAAACCATAACATTCTTCAGATTGTGGATGTGTGTCATGATGTAGAAAAGGATGAAAA acttATTCGTCTAATGGAAGAGATCATGAGTGAGAAGGAGAATAAAACCATTGTTTTTGTTGAAACCAAACGAAGATGTGATGAACTTACCAGAAAAATGAGGAGAGATGG GTGGCCTGCCATGGGCATCCACGGTGACAAGAGTCAACAGGAACGTGACTGGGTTCTAAATG AATTCAAACATGGAAAAGCTCCTATTCTGATTGCTACCGATGTGGCCTCCAGAGGGCTAG ATGTGGAAGATGTGAAATTTGTCATCAATTATGACTACCCTAACTCCTCAGAGGATTATATTCATCGAATTGGAAGAACTGCTCGCAGTACCAAAACAGGCACAGCATACACTTTCTTTACACCCAATAACATAAAGCAAGTGAGCGACCTTATCTCTGTGCTTCGGGAAGCTAACCAAGCAATTAATCCCAAGTTGCTTCAGTTGGTCGAAGACAGAGGTTCAG GTCGTTCCAGGGGTAGAGGAGGCATGAAGGATGATCGCCGTGACAGATACTCTGCGGGCAAAAGGGGTGGATTTAATACCTTTAGAGACAGGGAAAATTATGACAGAGGTTACTCTAGTCTGCTTAAGAGAGATTTTGGGGCTAAAACTCAGAATGGTGTTTACAGTGCTGCAAATTACACCAATGGGAGCTTTGGAAGTAATTTTGTGTCTGCTGGTATACAGACCAGTTTTAGGACTGGTAATCCAACAGGGACTTACCAGAACGGTTATGATAGCACTCAGCAATATGGAAGTAATGTTGCAAATATGCACAATGGTATGAACCAACAGGCATATGCATATCCTGCTACCGCAGCTGCTGCGCCTATGATTGGCTATCCAATGCCAACAGGGTATTCTCAATAA